In the genome of Megalopta genalis isolate 19385.01 unplaced genomic scaffold, iyMegGena1_principal scaffold0032, whole genome shotgun sequence, one region contains:
- the LOC143261041 gene encoding uncharacterized protein LOC143261041, with protein MATPNEAASYPRGASAEASVSRVAVRMPEFCASDPEMWFGMVERSFEASGITTEATIFGYVLGALNPVYAAEVRDIIMNPPNTGQYQRLKTELIRRLSSSQEQKTRRLLESEEIGDRKPSQFLRHLRGLAGNNVSDSVLRTLWMGRLPSSLQVILATQKDAEMDKVADLADAIAETMGPRTQVAEASAFTAAAAAPSNAPQDLEALINLKMAQISLSFQQEIAAIRHELIGDERKRTGQSLMTADDLSPMPRRLFVTDKTTRTQFLVDTGADLCVYLRSMIRGPGKKSDYVLFAANGSEITTFGTTTLTLDFGLRREFTWRFVVASVSKPIIGVDFLYHYGLLVDIRNRRLIDNITSLSVPGQPVGRSASDIPSVKTVSGDSIYLELLQKFPDITRPEGIPTVIKKHTTVHYIRTSPGQPVNCRPRRLAPDRLKAAKKEFDEMVKLGIARPSESSWSSPLHVVPKKESGEWRPCGDYRALNDRTVPDRLKSYGIVINPGKCTFGKPEVEFLGYSVSHKGTKPLECKVRAIVEYPQPVTAKQLRQFLGMMDFYRRFIPRAAQVQAAMNNLLSGNAKGRTPIHWNAEAVVAFEKSKRALAQATLLAHPQIGAPLALTCDASDFAVGAVLQQDTGNGWEPIGFFSKKLSAAETNYGAYDRELLAIYLAIKQFRYMVEGRAFVIFTDHKPITFAFRQKPEKCSPRQFRYLDFISQFSTDIRHVAGKDNIIADALSRIEEVEELLDYEELAKAQDTDSELSAYVRVLPMSEGQRYCLTRVDRYTRWPEAFPMINQEAQTVARAFYEGWIARFGTPLRVTTDQGRQFESSLFKHLNELTGTTHLRTTAYHPAANGMVERFHRQLKAAIRCHQDVQWTRVLPAILLGLRAAWKEDTKSTAAELVYGETLHLPGEFLAPRQIEGEYDVSNFAEELRQHFRGITPASGTAVRTDSVCSGTRGANYTVGKTSEVSG; from the exons ATGGCTACCCCTAACGAGGCTGCGTCGTACCCGCGAGGCGCGTCCGCGGAAGCATCTGTGTCGCGAGTGGCCGTTCGGATGCCCGAATTCTGTGCGTCGGACCCAGAAATGTGGTTTGGAATGGTCGAACGCAGTTTCGAGGCATCGGGTATTACGACCGAAGCCACAATATTCGGGTATGTGTTAGGAGCATTGAATCCTGTGTACGCCGCGGAAGTCCGCGACATTATAATGAACCCGCCAAATACTGGACAGTACCAGAGGTTAAAAACGGAACTCATTCGAAGGCTCAGTTCGTCGCAAGAGCAGAAAACGCGACGTTTGCTGGAATCAGAGGAAATTGGAGACAGGAAGCCGTCTCAATTTCTGCGACACTTGCGTGGACTGGCTGGCAACAACGTGTCAGATAGTGTTTTGCGTACGCTGTGGATGGGTAGGTTGCCTAGTAGTTTGCAGGTAATCTTAGCGACCCAGAAGGACGCGGAGATGGATAAGGTGGCTGACCTGGCAGATGCGATAGCCGAGACGATGGGCCCCCGAACTCAGGTAGCGGAGGCGTCGGCATTTACTGCAGCAGCCGCGGCACCGAGCAACGCGCCTCAAGACCTTGAGGCactcataaatttaaaaatggcaCAAATCAGCCTGTCGTTCCAGCAGGAGATTGCGGCGATCCGACACGAGTTGATTGGGGATGAAC GGAAACGAACCGGGCAGTCGTTGATGACGGCAGATGACTTGAGCCCGATGCCGCGCCGTCTATTTGTGACCGACAAGACGACTAGAACGCAATTCCTGGTCGATACAGGAGCCGACCTTTGCGTGTACCTACGATCCATGATTCGTGGCCCCGGGAAGAAATCGGATTATGTGTTGTTCGCGGCAAATGGGTCCGAAATTACAACGTTTGGTACAACCACGTTGACGTTGGACTTTGGTTTACGTCGCGAGTTTACGTGGAGATTTGTGGTAGCCAGTGTATCTAAGCCAATTATCGGCGTAGACTTTTTGTACCATTATGGTTTACTGGTAGACATTCGGAATCGCCGGTTGATAGACAATATAACTTCATTGTCAGTGCCCGGGCAACCGGTAGGTAGAAGTGCTAGCGACATTCCCAGCGTGAAAACGGTTTCGGGGGATTCCATATACTTGGAGCTGTTGCAGAAATTTCCCGACATCACGAGACCAGAGGGAATCCCGACTGTTATAAAAAAGCATACAACGGTACATTATATCCGGACATCGCCAGGTCAACCGGTTAATTGCAGACCAAGGAGGTTGGCACCGGATCGACTCAAGGCAGCGAAGAAGGAGTTCGACGAAATGGTGAAGCTGGGGATTGCGAGGCCGTCCGAAAGCAGCTGGTCATCTCCGTTACATGTGGTGCCAAAGAAGGAATCAGGAGAGTGGAGACCGTGCGGAGATTACCGGGCACTCAATGACCGCACAGTACCGGATAG gcTGAAGTCGTACGGTATAGTAATTAACCCGGGCAAGTGCACGTTCGGAAAACCCGAGGTAGAATTTTTAGGTTATTCAGTATCACATAAGGGCACAAAACCTCTAGAATGTAAGGTGCGCGCGATCGTAGAATACCCCCAACCGGTTACAGCCAAACAGCTGAGGCAGTTTTTAGGTATGATGGACTTTTACAGACGATTCATACCTAGGGCTGCACAGGTGCAGGCAGCGATGAATAATTTGCTGTCAGGTAACGCGAAGGGTCGCACACCGATTCATTGGAATGCAGAGGCGGTAGTAGCGTTTGAGAAGTCAAAAAGAGCCTTGGCACAGGCCACCTTGCTGGCGCACCCGCAGATTGGCGCCCCCCTTGCGCTTACCTGCGATGCCTCAGACTTCGCGGTTGGCGCGGTTTTACAGCAGGACACCGGGAACGGTTGGGAACCGAtaggttttttttcaaaaaaactcagCGCGGCGGAGACGAATTACGGGGCCTACGATCGCGAGCTATTAGCTATATATTTAGCAATTAAGCAATTTCGGTATATGGTGGAAGGACGTGCGTTTGTTATATTCACCGATCACAAACCGATAACGTTTGCGTTTCGCCAAAAACCGGAAAAGTGCTCGCCGAGGCAATTCCGGTACCTAGATTTTATAAGTCAATTTTCTACCGACATCCGTCACGTTGCCGGAAAAGACAATATTATTGCCGACGCGTTATCCAGGATCGAGGAAGTGGAAGAACTTCTCGATTACGAAGAATTGGCGAAGGCACAAGACACCGATAGCGAACTCTCGGCCTACGTGCGAG TGTTGCCGATGTCGGAAGGTCAGAGGTATTGTTTGACCCGCGTGGACCGGTATACCCGGTGGCCGGAGGCGTTCCCGATGATAAATCAGGAAGCACAAACGGTGGCACGAGCGTTCTACGAGGGATGGATTGCTCGATTTGGGACCCCTCTTAGagtaacaaccgaccaaggaagacaatTTGAATCGTCCTTGTTCAAGCATTTGAACGAGTTAACAGGGACAACACATTTAAGGACAACAGCGTACCACCCAGCGGCGAACGGCATGGTGGAGCGTTTCCATCGACAGTTGAAGGCTGCCATTCGTTGCCACCAAGACGTTCAATGGACGAGGGTCCTTCCTGCCATATTGCTGGGTCTACGCGCAGCCTGGAAGGAGGATACCAAATCAACGGCAGCAGAACTTGTGTATGGGGAGACGTTGCATCTACCTGGTGAGTTCCTAGCACCGCGTCAAATAGAAGGCGAGTATGACGTTTCCAATTTTGCCGAGGAACTACGTCAGCATTTCCGAGGGATCACCCCAGCCTCAG GTACCGCGGTCAGAACCGACAGTGTCTGCTCCGGAACAAGAGGTGCGAACTACACGGTCGGGAAGACGAGTGAGGTTTCCGGATAG